One genomic segment of Heptranchias perlo isolate sHepPer1 chromosome 3, sHepPer1.hap1, whole genome shotgun sequence includes these proteins:
- the LOC137306551 gene encoding metallothionein, which produces MSDSKACICLDGSCSCENTCRYSDCRCPTSKAGRCQKSCCSCCPAGCTNCANGCVCKGKTSDKCSCCS; this is translated from the coding sequence ATGTCTGACTCTAAGGCCTGTATCTGCCTGGATGGATCCTGCTCCTGTGAAAACACCTGCAGGTACTCTGACTGCCGATGTCCCACCAGCAAAGCTGGACGCTGCCAGAAAAGTTGCTGCTCTTGCTGTCCTGCTGGATGCACTAACTGCGCCAATGGCTGTGTGTGCAAAGGGAAAACCTCCGACAAATGTAGCTGCTGCTCCTGA